In Rhodococcus rhodochrous, a single genomic region encodes these proteins:
- a CDS encoding AraC family transcriptional regulator: protein MLRPTIPSDFVSRAVRVGAEEGIDLQPALDAARISRAVLTHPHARLTPAQVSRFTQVVWQITDDELFGIAPAPVPRGTFRVMCLTLIHRPDLDHALQRMIEVNHVIRSLPQLSLTPGASTTFLEVELPEVVDDKTRVVVDFLLMLLHRFAAWLVGGRVPLESVFLPYTEPDPVLARSYDAIFGVPVTFGAGRAALEIDNAALKSPLVQTEESLEDYLRDSPNLILSEREYESTVSSQVRRIFESGIEGRTATAEDIAGRLAVSPPHLRRLLRQEGTSLGQLREEVLRDLAIAGLRRGEAVDDLSSRLGFSEPSAFRRAFKRWTGNTPRAYREHR from the coding sequence ATGTTGCGACCTACCATCCCGTCGGACTTCGTGTCGCGAGCGGTACGGGTGGGAGCCGAGGAGGGCATCGATCTGCAGCCTGCCCTCGACGCAGCACGCATCAGCCGCGCGGTGCTCACCCACCCCCATGCCCGGCTCACGCCCGCCCAGGTCAGTCGCTTCACCCAGGTGGTCTGGCAGATCACCGACGACGAACTCTTCGGCATCGCACCGGCTCCCGTGCCCCGCGGCACCTTCCGGGTGATGTGTCTGACCCTCATCCACCGGCCCGATCTCGATCACGCTCTGCAACGGATGATCGAGGTGAACCATGTCATCCGGTCGCTGCCGCAACTGAGTCTGACCCCGGGAGCGTCCACCACCTTCCTGGAGGTGGAGCTGCCGGAGGTCGTGGACGACAAGACCCGCGTGGTCGTGGATTTCCTTCTCATGCTGCTGCACCGCTTCGCCGCATGGCTGGTGGGCGGGCGTGTCCCCCTCGAGTCGGTCTTCCTGCCGTACACCGAACCCGATCCCGTCCTGGCCCGTAGTTACGACGCGATCTTCGGCGTGCCGGTGACCTTCGGCGCCGGACGGGCAGCGCTCGAGATCGACAATGCCGCACTGAAGTCGCCCCTCGTGCAGACCGAGGAATCGCTCGAGGATTACCTGCGCGATTCTCCGAATCTCATTCTCTCGGAACGTGAATACGAGTCGACGGTCTCGTCCCAGGTGCGGCGGATCTTCGAGTCGGGTATCGAAGGCCGGACGGCGACCGCCGAGGACATCGCCGGCAGGCTCGCAGTGAGCCCTCCCCACCTGCGGCGCCTGCTCCGCCAGGAGGGCACGTCGTTGGGGCAGTTGCGCGAGGAGGTCCTCCGCGACCTCGCGATCGCGGGCCTGAGACGCGGTGAGGCGGTCGACGATCTGTCGTCCCGGCTCGGTTTCTCCGAACCGAGCGCCTTCCGCCGGGCGTTCAAGAGGTGGACCGGAAACACTCCTCGCGCATATCGAGAACACCGCTGA
- the thpD gene encoding ectoine hydroxylase, with protein sequence MRTIVRDDYPTRGRTACESVERKDPVVWGSATGGPLGSEAVAEYDRRGFHTAEGLLAAHDVGNLLEETARLGRELGDDDRVVREQGSGDVRSVFDVHRLSDLVDSIIRRPEIVGIARQLLGSDVYVHQSRLNVKPGFRGGPFYWHSDFETWHAEDGMPSPRALSISIALTENYGYNGGLMIMPGSHKTYISCAGETPEDYYRESLVTHVPPTGSPDEDTLTRLAAEHGIATFTGPAGSATVFDSNCMHGSNGNITPFPRSNLFVVFNSVENTLVEPFAASKPRPSYLGSRDFTPLT encoded by the coding sequence ATGCGCACGATCGTTCGCGACGACTATCCGACCCGCGGTCGCACCGCCTGCGAGTCCGTCGAGAGGAAGGATCCCGTCGTCTGGGGTTCGGCCACCGGCGGGCCGCTCGGCTCCGAGGCAGTGGCCGAATACGACCGCCGCGGGTTCCACACCGCCGAAGGGCTTCTCGCCGCACACGATGTGGGGAACCTTCTGGAGGAGACCGCACGACTCGGCCGAGAGCTCGGTGACGACGACCGTGTGGTCCGTGAACAGGGCAGCGGCGATGTCCGCTCGGTCTTCGACGTGCACCGGCTCAGCGATCTCGTGGACTCCATCATCCGCAGGCCCGAGATCGTCGGTATCGCACGGCAACTGCTGGGATCCGATGTGTACGTCCACCAGTCGCGGCTCAACGTCAAGCCCGGCTTCCGCGGTGGCCCGTTCTACTGGCACTCGGACTTCGAGACGTGGCACGCCGAGGACGGCATGCCTTCGCCGCGCGCCCTGAGCATCTCGATCGCTCTGACCGAGAACTACGGTTACAACGGCGGTTTGATGATCATGCCGGGTTCGCACAAGACATACATCTCGTGCGCGGGTGAGACACCCGAGGACTACTACCGCGAGTCCCTGGTCACCCACGTTCCGCCGACGGGTTCGCCCGACGAGGACACTCTCACCCGGTTGGCCGCCGAGCACGGTATCGCGACGTTCACCGGGCCGGCAGGCTCGGCGACGGTCTTCGATTCGAACTGCATGCACGGTTCGAACGGGAACATCACGCCGTTCCCGCGCTCGAACCTGTTCGTGGTGTTCAACAGCGTCGAGAACACGCTCGTCGAACCGTTCGCCGCGTCGAAGCCGCGTCCGTCCTATCTCGGCAGCCGCGACTTCACGCCGCTGACGTGA
- a CDS encoding pyridoxal phosphate-dependent aminotransferase, which produces MADSTTSGRVRTVSRLRPFASTIFAEMTELAVRHGAINLGQGFPDVDGPPAMLEIARNAIAEGVNQYPPGSGMPVLREAVAADRAARYGLHHDPESEVLVTVGATEAISAAILGLVEPGEEVLLTEPYYDSYAASVALAGATRRTVPLTRSGNGFVLDVDALRAAVTDRTRMLVVNSPHNPTGTVYDREALTALAELACERDLLVLSDEVYEHLVFDGRTHIPLASLPGMAERTITVSSAAKTFNVTGWKIGWAMGPRELIDGVRAAKQFMTFVGGAPFQPAVAHALTHEQDWIASMRADLERKRTFLSHALSDAGLKVFDSAGTYFVCADLTPLGRTDAVAFCRELPGRIGVAAVPVSVFVDDTASWNHLVRFAFCKRDEVLTEAVARLNGLQEAR; this is translated from the coding sequence CCTCGACGATCTTCGCCGAGATGACCGAACTCGCCGTCCGGCACGGTGCGATCAACCTCGGGCAGGGCTTTCCCGACGTCGACGGCCCGCCCGCCATGCTCGAGATCGCCCGCAACGCCATCGCCGAGGGGGTCAACCAGTATCCGCCCGGGTCCGGCATGCCGGTCCTGCGGGAGGCCGTCGCTGCCGACCGTGCCGCGCGGTACGGCCTGCACCACGACCCCGAATCCGAGGTGCTCGTCACCGTCGGCGCCACCGAGGCGATCAGCGCCGCCATCCTCGGGCTCGTCGAACCCGGCGAGGAGGTGCTCCTCACGGAGCCGTACTACGACTCGTACGCGGCCTCGGTGGCGCTCGCCGGTGCGACGCGACGGACCGTGCCGCTGACCCGTTCCGGGAACGGTTTCGTGCTCGATGTCGACGCCCTGCGCGCCGCCGTCACCGACCGGACGCGGATGCTGGTCGTCAACAGCCCCCACAATCCCACCGGCACCGTCTACGACCGCGAGGCACTGACGGCACTGGCCGAGCTCGCGTGCGAACGCGACCTGCTGGTGCTGTCCGACGAGGTGTACGAGCACCTGGTCTTCGACGGTCGCACGCACATCCCGCTCGCATCGTTGCCCGGCATGGCCGAGCGGACGATCACGGTCTCGAGTGCCGCCAAGACCTTCAACGTCACCGGCTGGAAGATCGGGTGGGCGATGGGCCCGCGCGAGCTGATCGACGGGGTGCGCGCCGCGAAACAGTTCATGACGTTCGTCGGTGGGGCGCCCTTCCAGCCGGCCGTCGCGCATGCGCTGACGCACGAACAGGACTGGATCGCGTCGATGCGCGCCGACCTCGAACGCAAGCGAACCTTCCTGTCCCACGCACTCTCCGATGCCGGTTTGAAGGTGTTCGACTCTGCCGGAACGTACTTCGTGTGTGCCGATCTGACTCCCCTCGGCCGGACCGACGCGGTGGCCTTCTGCCGCGAACTCCCGGGCCGCATCGGGGTGGCCGCGGTACCGGTGAGCGTCTTCGTGGACGACACCGCCTCGTGGAACCATCTGGTGCGCTTCGCGTTCTGCAAACGGGACGAGGTGCTCACCGAAGCGGTGGCACGTCTGAACGGATTGCAGGAGGCGCGCTAG